From Corvus moneduloides isolate bCorMon1 chromosome 9, bCorMon1.pri, whole genome shotgun sequence:
GAGATGGACTTGCCGGCCTGAGAAGGCCCCAGCGTGGGGAGGGGCGGGAGCTGTCTGCCCTCGGTGTCTGGGCTGgccaaggtgctgctgctccccggGGCTCTGCACAAACCCTGCCTTTCATCCTGGGGCTTGGCTCACACCCCCAGGGAGCTGCGGGGTAAAGGGGGGCTCCAGCCTCACCCTCCCATCCTGTTTTGGGACAGAAATACCTTTCTCCCATCCTTGGTAGCAGGTTTGCTGTGCATtgctggctctggctgctgcctgcttcATTCTCCCCGGCCCTGATGGGCACCTGACAGCCCCTGGGTGACCCTCGCTGCTTCCCTCACCCAGATCCTGCCCTGGCCCCAGggctccccagctctgtgtctgaCAGTGACAGGGGTGACGTGTTCTTGATCCACCTGAGCTGAGCAGtgggggctggcagagccctgctgcagatcctggggctgctgggacaTCACTGGCCAGAGGGATGCTTTCACTGGCCCTGGCTCAGGTGAGAATCCCAGCCTGGTTCTGGGCCTGTCTGGAAACAGGAATGGGTCTTTCAGCCTCCTCCCTCCACATGCTGGGGTCCcacctgctgcctgccctgcagctcaCCAAACACCCCAGTCTTACACATACCATCTCACTTTTCACAACCATCAcgtatttttccaaaataaagtgTGGAGATGATGAATAAGCCAAATGCTTCATTATGATATGCAAATATACAGTGCTACACTTAAGACAACAGTGTTAGTGCCAGGAGGACAGCAGTGGGGCGAAGCATCTTACTGAAAATCCCTGTAGCTGTAGGTGATCATCACAAGTGTGCCACTGTGTTCTCTGTCCTTTTCCACTGCTCCAATACATGGTGTATTTCTGTCAGAAGCTGCCTTTCAAATGTGGCATTTTCCTGCTCAAGGCTTTACAGCTCCCCCCACCAGCAGCTTCAGCCTGTAGGTGCATCAAGAGGGGCACCAGCCCACCACACTCCTTGGAAAACAGGCTTGGAAAGACGAAGgtgcaaggcagcagcagtgctgggcaatGTTTATTGGGCCAGGACCCTACACAACCCCTGGGGAATGTGGTTGCTGCTGACCTGAATGCCAGAGATAGGGAAAGAAGCCTCCTCCTCCAAGCTTCCTACAATAAATAGATAAAACAGCATGTTTTGGACTGGTGGGGGGAGAGCTGCTGGCCTGGAACGGCCTATAAAGCTGAAGCAcatggctgggaagggctgggtaCTGAGAGGTCACCCAGCTGCAGGATGCTCTGCCAGCACTCCTCACCCCTGTTCTCCtggctgctttattttttccccaataaaaCAAGGCTTGTGCAATGAGTGTCTGTATTCCCTGCTGCTTTTGAGCCTACTTGATGATTTTTGGAGGTGGCTGAGCTCCAGGATGCCCCTGGGCACTGGGAGTGTGGGATCTCTGCaagggagctctgcagagcctggaaACAACAAACCCCGACCCCACAGAGGGGATCACTGCTCACAACTAGGGAAAAACGTTTATTTTAAGGCAGGGCCCTTCTGGACAGCGCTTCTACTCTTCTCTGCCCAACCTCCACCATGCCTGAGTCCTCCCTGCTCCAAATTCGGGGTGGCCAGGCTGGGTGCTCGCAgagggtgctggagcagctcaggccTGGGTACTGCTGTGACCCATCCGAAACCCGCCGAGGCTGACGAGAGGCAtttccctggctctgccaggctctggagcagcGCTTCATCTCTCTCTGCTGCACTTGAGCACAAAGGGGTGTGGCTGGGCAGCGTGTGGCCCCCAGCATCACCCGAGGTGGCGCTCCTGCCGTGCCGGGGGAAATGGGGCGGGAAGCAGGGTGCCAAGGCACGCATAAGGGTCCCGGGGGCCGAGCCGGCGCATTGCCAGCCTCGGCTCAAGCCCGGGAGAGGCGGACGGGGTAGGTGACCATGTTGAAGCTGTCCCAGGCAAAGAGCTGCCGCTCGGCAGGGTTGTAGTCCAGCATGCTGAGGTAGCGGAAGCGGTTCTCGAAGGGGATGCTGAGGGCCCGGCTGGTGCCGGTGGCAGTGTCGTAGGCAAAGTTGATGGTGGCGTTGGGCGCCGAGTAGCTGCTGACGGTGTAGAGGGTGCCGCAGATGAGGAAGGAGTTGGCCACCCCCCGCTTGCGAATGTTGGTGTCCCAGGTCCGACGAATCTCCAGCGTCTCGGGATCCAGCTTGGAGAGGACGATGGCTCCCCGCGCCTTCTCGGTGCTGTAGATGACCCAGAGTCCCGTCTCATCCACCGCCAGGTCGATGTCGGTGTAGCCCCCCCAGGAGTAGGGGTACTGCCCGTGGTAGCCGGCGCCGGGGATCTCCCTTTCGGCCGTGATGGTCTCTCCCCGCAGATCGTAGCGGGCCACGGAGCGGGAATGGCGGAGCTGGAAGAAGAGCCCGCCGCGGTAGATGACGGCCCCCGTGCTTTCCAGGGGCCGCGGCAGGATGTGCACCTTGGCGGGGTAGCCCCGGGCCAGCTGCTCGGCCTCCTCGTACTGGAAGAGCTGGCGCACCTCGGTGCCCACGGTGTCCACACGCCAGGTGTTGTCCCGCGTAAAGGGGGGCACGGGCTCGGGGTCCTTCATCCACACGCCGTACTTGCCCGCGATGGAGTCGGCCCGGCCAAAGACCACGGGCTCTCCCACCCACACCAGCTGGCCGCAGCCTGCTCGGGGACAGGACGGGAGAGAGAGTGGTCACCGCCAGCCCCTCGGGAGGGCCAGCGGCACTTGTGAGCAGCGGGACGTGGGGCCGGCCCGGCGTGCCCGTACCTGAGTCCTCCTTCCCCGGGCGGCCGAGCGCCGTCTCCTCCAGCAGCCGGGACACGGGAACCTCCGTCCTCTCCGACTGCAGCTCCTGGTAGGCGAGGGGCTGCGGCTCCCAGCGCGGCGCTGCAGCGAGGTGAGGCACAGCGTGAGCGAGGGCTGAGCCAGCCCCCCtcactgccctgcctgctcctgccgcCTTCGGGGGGGCTCCGTGCCGGGCCGCTGCCCCCCAAAATGCCGATGCCTTGGTCAGGAGCCCGGTACCCCCTCCCACTGTAGCAGGGCACATCTGTGACCTGCTGAGAGGGACCCTGCTCCGCTGACGCTCTTGTCCCCCCAGGTGTTTAATTCCCTTTGGGGGAAACTCTTCATACCCCAGATTTGCACGGTACCCTACATCCCCCCTCTGCTGCGGGGCAGGCAATGGGACGGCGACTCAGGTATGGGGCAATGGGCTGCGACCCCCCAGCAAGGTTGAGCCCACCAGAGTCCCCAAGAGTGAGGGGCAGCAGTGGGTGCAGAGTATGGGGGCCGCACGGGGACTTGGCCAGAGCGGAGGAGCCAGCGGCACTATCGGGGAGCCGGTGGCGAGGACGCACAGGGATCCCGGCCCCGGCACTTACCCTTGGCGGGGGCGCGCAGCGTGTCCCGGCCGGGCCCCTCTCTGCCGGGGGGGCAGCGGGCGGCCCGCAGCCGGGTGATCTCCTGGGCGCTGCTCTCCAGCCgcctgcccagctcctcttTCTCCCGCTCCAGCcgccccttctcctcctccagccggGACTTGGCCCGCAGCAGCTCGCTGTACGCAGCCTCCAGGCGGGCGGTCAAGGCGACTTGCTGGGGGTCCCGTGCCCCCCCCGGCTCGGCTCCCCGAGGCCCGGAGCCCCCCATTCCTCGCTCCCGGCTTTCCAGCCGACTCAGACGGGCGGCGAGGGCGGCCAGCTCGGCGCGCAGCTCGGGCACGCCGCCGGCAGCCTCGGGGCAGGCGGCCTCGACGGGACTGGCGACCGTGAAGGAGTAGGTGCAGTGCCCGGAGCTGTCATGGGCGCGGTGGAGGAAGGCGGTGTCCGCCCGGCCGCCCAGGGCCACGgacccccagagcagcagccagaccCCCAGCATGGCCCCGGCGCCGCCCCTCTGAGCGCGCCGGGCACCGGCGCCCGCATTTATAGGGGAAGAGGGtcggggcggcggggggcgggcgaGCCGGAACCTTCCAGATGCCTGCGGAGGCACCggcactgccctgctgcctccccgGGGCCGCTGGCCGGGCTGGGCGGGCGGGGCCGTGTGCCAGGGGTGAcgccgggggccggggcgggcgaACTCGGGGCCGAACCCCGCGGGGGCTGCTCGGGGCCGCGACCGGAGCCGAacccgccggccccgcccccgccccgccggccccgccccgtTCGTGTCTCCGCCCTCTGCCTGCCCCACCATCGGTAGCTCGGCGCTCGGTGCGGCGGGCGGAGCGCCGAGCGGTCGCTGTGACGGCGGACTCTCCGCGGTACCGGCCATTTcccgccggcccggccctgcccggtgagcgcgggggctgcggggtcCTGTCCTGGGCCTGCCGGACGcttcctgctctcccctctAGGCTTCTCCCCCCGGGCACGGAGCCCCGCGGCACGGACCGGCCATGCCTCCCAAATTCAAGCGGCACCTGAACGACGACGAGGTGACGGGCTCGGTGAAGAGCGAGCGGGTGAGTGCCTCTCCTCCGGGGCGCAGCGGGCAGACCGTAGGGTGGCCGGGTCGATGCCCACCGTAGGGGTCCCTTGGCCGGGTCTCCTTGTGCTGCCGCAGCCTTCAGCCACGGGGCCCAGGAGCCCGGAGCGCTGTGACAGCGACATTCAGTCAGTGAGGGGCTGTCCGAGCGCCAGCCCTGACCCGTGTGTGTCAAACCAGCCTCGTTACGGCTGTTTTGGGAACCTGTTGCGGCTCCCTTAGTCTGCATCCGTGGCCATGAGATCCCGGTGTGCCTCAGTCTCCTGCACTCCCgcagagcctggcagggacACGTCCTGGCTCTCCTGCCCACGTTGGCTGAAGGACTTGAATGAAGTCACCCTGTGCTTTACAGCtgattttttctcctgtcaCCACGGTCCCCCCACACTTTAGGTTTTGAATACAGGTCACAGCAGTTGCCTGATTTGGACAAAGTGGATTTAACCTGCTGGGGTCAGGGTGTGCTAAAACTCAGTTTAGGCTGTGgtcagaaatgctgctgcagctcacgACAGCTGTCAGCGAGATGAGGAGCCCGTACTGCCAAGGCAGTTTGCTCCTCTTTTGAGGGAAGCAGTGGCTGGAACTATTGCATGATCTGGCAGGTTTGCTTGAGTTGATTGAGCAAATGTGACAGGATGGAAATGTAGGTGAGCTTCAACATCAGAGCATCAGGCTTGCAGGTGGGAGCCCAGATCTACACACAGGAAAGCAGCAACTGTTGGTACCCCAAGGACCATGTGCTGAGTCCCAAACCTTTAGTGTGCCACGCCCCCCTCTTGATTGTTTCTGACCCTaagcagaaatgttttcatcCGAAACATTCAGGCTTCAGTGGggttgcttttaaaaatcagtttttggATCATCTCATGGAGTGTAGTGGATCAGCAAAGGGGAGCCCCAGGGAGCCCTTTGGGATGAAGCAGAGGAGCTGCGAGACCACTCTGCCCTCCTGCCCAGGCGGTCATCCCTCTTACACCTGCTGCTATCACATGGTGGAGAAACCACGTCCTCCAAATCCAGAGTGGATCTGATTTCCAGGGTGGATGGGACAGCCCAAGGTGGCTGTGGGTGATGCTGATGGTTTtgggtgcagggctgggattgtCCCTTGAGCAGAGAGGGCCTTCCTGCAGTCAGAGGATGCTGACTGCATCCTAAGAGCTGGCAATGTGTGCGTGAAATGGTGGTTGCTTATTGATGTGatggtttttctgtgtttgcagaggaACCTGTTGGAGGAAGACTCGGATGAAGAGGAAGACTTTTTCTTGTGAGTTGGAATGTAGTGTCATACCCGCCTGCAGCTCTGAGACCGGGGACTTGAGAATGAAAACCTTTGATTCCCTTTGGGATGATTTTCCAGAGCCTTGGCCTTGAGTGTGAATTAACAGGTGTGACCTTTTGTAAGAGTGAGATGTCCCACATATCCTAAGACATGGGAGGGACTGATGGGAGGTATGAAAACAATCCTCCATGCACAAGGCGTTGGTTCTCTCCTGTGTATCTCTTGGGTCTGGTTTAAAAACATGATTTCATTGTACCTTCTGTCCTGATTGTTCTTTTCTGCCTGCAGGAGGGGGCCTTCTGGACCCAGATTTGGACCCAGGAATGACAAGATCAGGCAGTAAGTTGTTGTTTGTTAGTCTCACAGAGATAATAATTTATTCTGGCACtgtgagctcctgctgctgtcttATCAGAGTATTTCTGTGTAGCTCATCATATGAACATTCCTTGTGCCTGTGTTCTTCTGACTGACATGTCCTACCCCACGTGTCCCCAGCTAAAGGAAATCTCAGCTTTAATGCAGCCTATCAAGAAATTGTGTCGTGACAGAGGCAAAGGGATAGGATTACATCACCATAGCTTACTGGAGTTTCTGAAGCCCTTGCTGTGTTCTGGTGGTGACCTATTCCGTGCTTTTGTGAGGCTCTTCCTCTAGAGCATTAACCCTGGATTTTAACCTTTCCTAGCaccattttttattgttttgaggCTTTTTAACCTCATCCTGTAACATGCTCCTTAAAGTTTCAAGAAAGTAAGTTGTCAGGAACACACCAGGACCATGGATTTTGGGCAGCAGCTGGTCCTCTGGCTTCCTCCAGATAAAAACTTGATATAGGTGACCTGAAGATGAGTAGTGACTCAGTGGGGtcaaagcagctggaaaacaggaaacCATTACAGCTGGAGGAGGAGTAGCGCAAGAAGGAAGGAGTGAACACCCTGGATCCTTCTCCCATCGAGTCATTTCCTGGATGATGCTTGTTCAGGGCTCCAGTTTTGCCTGTCCTTTCCTGTGAGGGATGTGGTGGTGGTACTTAATCAAAAGTGTGGGGATACTCACAGACCCCTGGTCTGTGTTGCCTGGTTTCCTTTCCTGATCTCTGTGGAGCCAGGACAGAGATCTGTGTGAGGACTGATGCCTGGGCATTATCCAGACTGGGTCTTGTTTGCAGCCTGAGTGTGGCTCTTggttagggatttttttccatgccaGGAAGAAGCCAGCACAGGTCTGGGATGACTCATTGCCACCATCAGCATTAGGCTGTGCTTGCCACATTATCTCGAGGAGTGAAGGGCACTTGAGTTGCACAAGAGGCAGAGGGCAGGTGATTTCACCCTGAGTTTTCAGGGCATCTCTGTTCCCTCCAGAGTGTGAGGATGCTGTTGGTAGAGATGAACTGCTCCTTGGAGTAAGCCAGTGTGGATAGAGCCTTCCTTCTAGGGCATGGCCAGGCTGATCTGGAGTGAATGAGAAAGCTGAGAATTGGGTTTATGAGTGGGGTCTCACCTACATGAAAAGGTGGAGACAGGGTAGTGTCTGTCCCTTCATCTTCCTCTGCTGGACAGCATCTACAGTGTCTTCTGTGTTCCCTGTTGGTGGGAGAAAACAGGagctcttctcttccctctgtctTGGCCTGGCAGAAGGTACCAGTGGCTTAGGTAGAGGATGACACTGCAtctttgaaaaggaagaaaagtgaaacaaGCATTTAGCCAGGAGCTGGTGGGTCCATAGGTGTGATGTGACTAATGCCCCACACACATGAGGCTTGCCCATTGCCAGAGATTGCCTGGGTATAGTAGATGTGGCATGGAATATGTCCCTTAGGGTACCAAGTGGCTACATCTATGTAGTATCTAGAGCATCTAttacaaaacagaatttattttctgctctcATCAGTGttgattgttttgtttaataagCACTTACACCATGCAGTCATCACTCCTTGTCATGGAGATCATTAGGAAGTTTCTGATCAGTTCAGCCCTTGTGCTGGAGGGATCAATGCCTGCTCTCACAGTGAGTCAGTTTTCTCTGTATCAACAAAGAAAGGGTTGGGTTGCTGCTgaaaaactgtaagaaaaagacattttaaggCGGAATTTGAGCATTTGGAGAGCCAAGGCATAGCTGGGCAAAGCTAGAGAGGCCATGGCAGTAGGGGCTGGAGGAACGAGGTGTGAAGACAGGTGTAAAAGGAAACTGGCTGGAGGATTGggtagaggaaaaaatgatGGGATTATGGGAGCAAGGCTGTGGAACATGTTAAACGTGAGGGGCAAGATTGGAAAGTTTTCCTAGTTGTCTTTGGCAGGAAAGGGGGATGGATTGGGTCAGGGTGGAGTTTGGCAGCAGAGACCCTCAAGGCCAGCTTAGCCGTGGGGAACACTGCAAACCTTGCTGGGGAAAGAGGTGAGTTACAGTCAGCAACAGTGACAGGAGGAAGTGTCAGTCCCCTTCAAGCTGTGCTTTGTCCTGATGTGTCTGGAAGCTGCTTGGTTGGGGTAGACTCTCCTCTGGTAGTTGAGAGGCTACATGGGGTCCCTTTGGCTCCCTTTGAGACCTCCCATTCCCAGGGTGGGCTGGAGCTGAAAGGCAGCTCTTAAAGGGCTTTTATCCTTTTCCCCAAAGGTACAAAGAACAGGTAAGAGAtctcctttctctgcctttgCTTCGAGGCTTTGGAAGAAGTGCTGAATGTGTGCACGAGAGCCTTTTCAAGGGAAGGTGGGATGTTCACCTTCCACCtggatttcttttatttggaaaaagagCTGCTCATCACAGACCATCTTTTCAAAAATTCTGCTAAAATCAGCcccttttctgtgctgcttgaCTCACTTTAGTGCTGATGTTCGTGCTTTCAGGGAACTGTGCCATTGGCTTCATGTTCATGTTGCTGCTGAGGCTCAGCACAGTACTGGGGTTCCCTGGGAGCCTCTTGGTCGCTGTGAATCCCCCATTGTGCTGCTTAGGGTGgtcagcattcccagcccctggGACTTGGCCCTggtggctctggctgcaggcCCTGAGCAGGGGGAAGGTCTGGGGAATGGTTTGAACGCTTGAGGCAAGAGCTGactgcagcttcccagggctCATTGCAGGTGGCTGGTTGTGCAGTGAACCCCAACCAGAGTCCAGGCTTCCATATGAGGGTGATACCAAGACCATGTTGACAGGCATGATTGTTGGATATAATCCTTTCAATGACTGAAAGGCTTCAGGGAGGCATAGACTGCTGTTTTCCTCACAGCTGTGACTAAGCAGCAACTTAAATCCAGGGATTTGCGGCATAGTTCAGCGCTGTTACCCTGTTGTTGAGAACAGCAGGGCTctctgcagagagctgtgcCTTGGGGAGAGCTGTGCAGCGCTGGCCTCCTGCCTCTGTACCCTCCATCTGCCTTGGCTCTCCTTCCTGTTCCCTCTTCCCTGGGTGACTGCCACAACGAGGGGTGTTTGGGTGTAATTTGCACCATAATACACACTATTCACATCACTGGGGTGGAAAACTGGAGTGTGTCATGCTGGCTATAAACACCTGGCTTTGGAGACAAGCAGTAGCCTTGGGCAGCACATCCCATGGTGTGTGCATGCCTGTTTACAGTGTCTGGAGAATGTAGCACCCTGACCAGCCCAAGCAGGTTTTCAGTACCTAACCCAGTGTGGCCAAAATGGAAAGGCTTATTCCTCCCACTCTGGAACAGCAAAGCACAAGAAAAGAGAAGTCTAAAGCAAGCTGAGTGCCATTGGATCTCATTGCTTTGATGGTGTACACTTGCTGTTCTTGTTAAAAGCATCAGACTTGCAGTAATTAGGAAGAAAGAAGGTCATAGGAGACATATTTCATGCTTTTGTCTTGCTCCCTTTCCTGGCAGGTATTTATTCCGCTTTATTTCTCTTGGAAATCTGGCAGGAGTAAAGCTCATGAAGTGTATTTGTCAAAAGCCCGTAGCTCCACAACAGGAAATACACTTCATATTAGAGGACTCATTCCCTCTTgccaaataaaacaagaaaatattttcttcttgatgTGACTTGAGTTTCCTACTTCAAGCATGCCAAACTAATGGCAATTTTTGAATTTGTTCTGAAGCTGGTGGGCTAATACATAGGCTGGGCATTTTTCAGCCCCCTCCTGGAGAGGCACCAGTGCAGCAATGAAGAGTGGGAGAGAGCAGAAAGCAAGGGCTGGCTTAAGGTCTGGTTAAGACGCTCTGTGGAGGTCTGAATTTCCCTGGCTTGGCctcttccttcctgttttttgctttgttgttttgttgggtttttttcccagggttCTCTTTTACATCAGATGCCAAATGGTACCGATTGTGTTACCCAAATGCATCTGTGTTCCATGGGAGTCAACACCTCAACATCTGTGGGAGTTTATAAGCCTTGGTTTCTTTGTGCCTCCGTTCTCCatctgtgaaatgttttgttctcttgGGGACAGCTGACAGCTTGCCCAGGGTTTGGGCAGGTAGCAAGGGCCCTCAGCATTTTGTCAGCAGCTCAAGTGAGAAGAGACAGGATGCTGAGAAGCAGCTTGGGCAGTAAGGGTCTGTGCTCCATAGGTCTCCCCCAAATGCTGTTATCCACCACAGCAGCTTGGAGTTACCAGCCCATTTTGCCTCCAACACTTCGGGTGTCCCAGGACTGGAGCAGCACCCCTCAAGGCTCTGACCTGCACTGGCAGGGATACAGGTAGTGTTGCATTGCTCTGCAAGTTCCTAGATGCACTGTAACCTTGCACGCTCCCACTTGTTAGTTGTACCAGGATAATTTGGTTACAAATCTGTTGTGGGAGGAAATCTCTCTATTttcaacacagaaaattattttagaaacatttaCATACTGCAAATGTAGACTTCTGCGTGTGAAGCTGATGTTTATGGGCTCAGAGGTTTGGCCAGCTTGGCTCATCTGGGGTAGCAGATGtttgtgcttttcctcttgCCCCAAGCTGTAGCTGCACTGCTGGCATCTCCAAGCTGGGACTTGCTGTGCCGATGTAAGGAAACCCCCTTGCAGAACATGCCTGCTTCTCACCCACTGCCCCAGGGATGGGCCATGGGGCTGTGTGTCCTGCGTGGGGTGGacactttcctgggcagcatCTGTCTGCATCCTCAGTGCCACCTTCTGAGCtttcccaacagcagcagctctgccactcGCCTCATACTTTGTAAAACAAACAGTGGATCAGAACAGCTCCTGGGCATGGGACAGGTTCCTTCTGAGAGGTCTTTGGGGATTGTCTGTGCCCTTCCCCTCCACATTCATCCTGGCAGATGGCTTCCATCAGCGTGGAAGGCGGGAGCTGCCACCACATGGTGTAGGTGGGTTCAGAGAGATGCTGCTCCCACAGACTCTGCGATGCAGCAGAGAAGGCAGGTTCCTTTCTTATGATGTcctaaataaagcaaatttttacATGTGCTGCTGGAGTCCAGCATGTGCCAGATCACAGCTGTTGACTCAGAAGCTGGTTTCAGAGGAGTTGCCTGGCTCTTCCAGCTCTGGAAGACACAGTGCCGTGGTGCTACAGAACTTGACCTGAAAGGCTAAGGTGAGAAACCCCTTCATATTTAGAGATGTGGAACTCTTCCTAGAGCTTTCTGGGGagcaaaatgcctttttaatgaCTATTCTCACCTGTATTTGGAACAGGAAGTAAATGTGAGCAAGTGATGTGACCACTATTGCTGgttgcagctgctcctcatcaggACAGGTTTCTGCTGGGTAAGAGGCATGTAGCTGGCAGGAAAAATAGATCAGTGTGAACCTATGTctctaattaattaattaattagagGCATGGTGGTTGGGACAGAGCCCTATTTCTGGTTCTGCAGTGCCCCATTGACTGGCCTTGAGTCTGCCTTGGCCCCAGTTTCATGGGCCATGGGGGAGGATACACTGTTTCTCTTTGGagctatttctgttttgttgccTCCAAGATCCTGCTGTTGCCATTGACTTTCTGGGAACAGTATGTCTCAAACAATGTATTGCTATCCCCTGGGCCTCAAGAAAATTCTTACTTCTATctccaggaaaataaacatgtaTTAGCTCCAAAATACAAACCAGAATGGAGCAGTACTTTTCCACCagaaaaatttttctctcttgccagtgtaggtttttttctggagtgaataaatgcatttttaataaccCTACGGGTGTGATTTAGGCTACTGTTCACTGAAGACTACCCACAGAGTTGCGTAACCTACGAGAAGATGAATTGTATCTTGTTTTAGTTCAACTCAGTCCTTTCTTTGCTATCCTCTTTATGCCCCTGGCAGAGTGGGTTTAATTTAGCAACTCAGTTCGTGGAGGAGGGAACTGATTTAATTTCACCCCAAGTTACTGAGCAAAGGTGTGATGTGGGAttctctgaaatgcagaaagataAGGTATGGGTTTTAtagttcttttttccccctttgtgAGCTCTTCTGTAGCAGAGGTGCCCACCAACAGCAATTAGTGCTTTTTCATACTGCATTTGTGTGTTAAAGGTGTTAGAGAGCGTGTCCCACTTCTGCTGACTTCCCAGTGCTCTCTCTGAGCCCCTTGAGTTCCCGTGCTCTTGCTGGCATTGCTGGAGATCCACCCATGCAATGCCATGCCTCCGGCTTTCTCTGCATCCCCATCAACCTCTTTCCACTGTTGTGCCCTTTCATTTTTGTGGATGAGCTCTCAGATCCCACCAGGCTGGGCAGCTCTGGTGCTCAATTCTGCCTCTCATGCTGCCTTTGCTCTGCCCCAGTGTCCAGAACCAGGTGGATGAAGTCATCGATGTTATGCAGGAGAACATCACCAAGGTGATCGAAAGAGGCGAGCGGCTGGATGATCTGCAGGATAAATCAGGTGTGATGtgaaacacagctctgctggcccAGTCCCCTCAGCTCTTCCTGGCTGCTGGGCCAGGTTAACCTGGTTCAGTTCAGAAGGCACCTAATGACAGACAGGGCTTACATTTCTGTCCTTCCTGGGAGTAGTGTTGCTCAGCCTTGGGCTGCAG
This genomic window contains:
- the MYOC gene encoding myocilin, producing the protein MLGVWLLLWGSVALGGRADTAFLHRAHDSSGHCTYSFTVASPVEAACPEAAGGVPELRAELAALAARLSRLESRERGMGGSGPRGAEPGGARDPQQVALTARLEAAYSELLRAKSRLEEEKGRLEREKEELGRRLESSAQEITRLRAARCPPGREGPGRDTLRAPAKAPRWEPQPLAYQELQSERTEVPVSRLLEETALGRPGKEDSGCGQLVWVGEPVVFGRADSIAGKYGVWMKDPEPVPPFTRDNTWRVDTVGTEVRQLFQYEEAEQLARGYPAKVHILPRPLESTGAVIYRGGLFFQLRHSRSVARYDLRGETITAEREIPGAGYHGQYPYSWGGYTDIDLAVDETGLWVIYSTEKARGAIVLSKLDPETLEIRRTWDTNIRKRGVANSFLICGTLYTVSSYSAPNATINFAYDTATGTSRALSIPFENRFRYLSMLDYNPAERQLFAWDSFNMVTYPVRLSRA
- the VAMP4 gene encoding vesicle-associated membrane protein 4; this encodes MPPKFKRHLNDDEVTGSVKSERRNLLEEDSDEEEDFFLRGPSGPRFGPRNDKIRHVQNQVDEVIDVMQENITKVIERGERLDDLQDKSDSLSDNAAAFSKRAKHLRRQMWWRDCKMKAIIAMVVVILLLVIIVPIVLKYHS